Proteins co-encoded in one Populus trichocarpa isolate Nisqually-1 chromosome 10, P.trichocarpa_v4.1, whole genome shotgun sequence genomic window:
- the LOC7459807 gene encoding fructose-bisphosphate aldolase 3, chloroplastic has protein sequence MACANLVKLNAASSSWIGQKSPFGQRSQGSSTRRVSFSIRANSYTDELVQTAKTIASPGRGILAIDESNATCGKRLASIGLDNTETNRQAYRQLLLTTPGLGEYISGAILFEETLYQSTTDGKKFVDCLRDENIVPGIKVDKGLVPLPGSNNESWCQGLDGLASRSAEYYKQGARFAKWRTVVSIPCGPSALAVKEAAWGLARYAAISQDNGLVPIVEPEILLDGDHPIDRTLEVAEKVWSEVFYYLAENNVVFEGILLKPSMVTPGAEHKEKASADTIAKYTLTMLKRRVPPAVPGIMFLSGGQSEVQATLNLNAMNQSPNPWHVSFSYARALQNTVLKTWQGRPDKVEAAQKSLLVRAKANSLAQLGRYSAEGESEEATKGMFVKGYTY, from the exons ATGGCCTGTGCAAACCTTGTAAAGCTAAACGCAGCGTCGTCTTCATGGATCGGCCAAAAGTCACCTTTCGGCCAGCGATCTCAGGGATCCTCAACTCGCCGAGTCTCCTTTTCGATCCGTGCCAACTCTTACACTGACGAGCTCGTCCAAACCGCT AAAACTATTGCATCACCTGGTCGTGGTATCCTTGCCATAGACGAATCAAATGCAACCTGTGGGAAGAGGTTGGCATCTATTGGCTTGGATAACACCGAAACCAACCGACAAGCATACAGACAACTTTTATTGACTACTCCTGGTCTTGGCGAATACATTTCTGGTGCCATTCTTTTCGAGGAGACACTTTACCAGTCTACAACTGATGGAAAGAAGTTCGTGGATTGCCTGCGTGATGAGAACATTGTACCTGGCATCAAAGTTGACAAG GGTTTAGTCCCCCTACCAGGTTCAAACAACGAGTCTTGGTGCCAAGGTTTGGATGGATTGGCTTCAAGATCTGCTGAATATTACAAGCAAGGTGCACGTTTTGCTAAGTG GAGGACTGTTGTCAGCATTCCCTGTGGCCCTTCTGCTCTGGCTGTCAAGGAAGCTGCATGGGGGCTTGCACGATATGCTGCCATTTCTCAG GATAACGGTCTTGTGCCCATAGTTGAGCCTGAGATTCTACTTGATGGGGACCATCCAATTGACAGGACCCTTGAAGTTGCTGAGAAGGTCTGGTCAGAAGTCTTTTACTATTTGGCTGAAAACAATGTTGTGTTTGAGGGCATCCTACTTAAGCCTAGCATGGTAACGCCAGGGGCTGAACACAAGGAGAAGGCATCAGCAGATACCATAGCCAAATATACACTTACGATGCTTAAAAGGAGAGTACCTCCTGCAGTTCCTGGTATCATG TTTTTGTCTGGAGGGCAATCTGAAGTGCAAGCAACCCTCAACCTCAATGCAATGAACCAAAGCCCCAACCCATGGCATGTTTCCTTCTCATATGCACGTGCACTGCAGAACACCGTGCTCAAGACATGGCAAGGACGCCCTGATAAGGTGGAAGCTGCTCAGAAGTCACTTTTGGTGCGTGCCAAGGCTAACTCCTTGGCTCAGCTTGGAAGGTATTCTGCCGAGGGTGAAAGCGAGGAAGCTACGAAGGGAATGTTCGTAAAGGGCTATACCTATTGA